AGCTTGATCGAGGCCTTCGCATTGTTCATTCAACATCATTCTCCAAGCGCGCGATTGCTGTGTGTCGGCGACGGCCCTCAACGAGAGCCTTTCATGTCGCGTGCGATGGAATTGGGAGTATCGAGTCGCGTTCATATCACCGGTGCGGTGTCGCAACCGGAGGTCGCCCGTTGGTTGGCCCGCGCCGCCATAGCCGTGGCTCCGTACCCTGCACTGGACGATTTTTATTTCTCGCCGCTAAAGCTCTACGAGTTTCTCGGCCTTGGAATCCCGACCGTTGCCGGCGAGATTGGCCAGATCGTAGATGTATTGGGCGCAGGCGAGAGAGGCTGGATTTATCCCGCCGGAGATACGGCAGCACTGGCCACGATGCTGGGCCAAGTGCTGGATGAACCGCTCGAGGCTCGTCAGCGAGCTCTGGCAGGACTCAAGTGGGTACTGGCGAAGGCGACATGGGCCGAGCGCGTACGAGAGATCCTGAGCCGCATTGATGAACTGTCATCTACTGCACAACGACGAACCGCGCCATGAGCTCGATCCGGGTACCCCCCAACACTCTGCCCGGCCTCGCCCCCTTGCTTTCGGGGAAGCTTTGGCAACGGTGGGTCAAACGTGGGCAACTGTTCCCGATCCAGGAGCTACACGAGTCGGTGCGCTACGTGCGCCTCAAGCCGACGACATCCTGTCGAGTGGTTATCTTCGCAAACGACGAATCCACCGAGGGTCTTCCGCTGGGGTTTCTGTTGCATCTCTACGCCGATCGTGCTCGAGCTATCGAGGCTTTTCGCAAGGTCCGTGTTCCGAAGAGTGCTGTCAATACTCTGCGTTTTGCCCCCTTCCTGGACGAGCAACACGCAGTGGTTGCGGCACCGTTCCCATTCGACCCGGAGTTACCCGCGCTACGCCACGCCTACCGAACCTTTCGTTTGAAATCCGCACTGAGCGGCCTTCTCCCACACTTGCTCCGTGGGTCGTGGCGCTTCAGTAAGAGCCAGACGCGGATGGAACTTTTGGCCTACAAGCCGGGCCGACGGGCGGTATTCCGCACGACGGTTCATCTTGAACGCCAGCAACCGGCTGACGTTCGGCGCTTGTCGTTGCACGTCAAGGTTGAACATACCTCAACCGTTGCGAACAGTTATCGGAAGCTACTCGCATTGCACGGAGCCTCTCCGGACGGTGGAGACTGGAGCGTACCCAGACCGCTGGGCATGGTCGAGGAACGCGGGCTCGTCGCCAGCGCCTGGGGGCACGGACGACCTCTGATCGAGCTACTCACCGATCCATCGACGGACACGACTATTCCGCTGGCGTCAATCGGCCGTGCCCTCGCGGGATTCCATAGACTGACAGTCGACCTTAGCGAACCACACACTACTCTCGATCCTGGACAGATCATTAGTCTCTCACGAGATATCGCGGAGTTGCTCCCTGGCGAAACGACGCGCCTCGCTTCCCTCGGTAAACGACTGGCCACTCTCGCGATCGGTTGGAGTGGCTCGACAGCCGGTGTCGTCCACGGTGACTTTCACATCGGTCAGGTGGTCGTCGGCAGCCAGCGCATACTTCTTGTTGATCTGGATCGTGCCGGAGTTGGCCATCCCGTTGTTGACCTGGGGTCATTTCTCGCATCTCTCGTCGAGGCGGGAGTCGATGCTGCGGGGCGGGAAGCATTTCTTGACGGCTATCGGCAGGAGACTTCGGACACACTAGATGCCGACCTTCTACGGGCCGCCACCGCCGCTGCACTGTTCAGACGGGTCACCGTGCCGTTACGACAGCTTCATCCCGCGTGGCCCGATCGGATTCGAGAACGTCTCGATCTGATCGAACAATTCGTAGGTACGGTGACCTCGTGAACGTCCCATGGACCGAGTCATTGACACCCGCGCTGGCAAAGATGACCGCAGGGCGGGACTGGGATCGCGTGCAAGAAGCAGCCTGCGGTGATTGGCTTTTGCTCTCGCCGGTCGGATCTGGCGATTCGTGCTGGTATCAGGTAGAGAACGGTATGGACCGTCCGCGGGCACTGTCTCCGCTCGAGGATCCGGAATTGCCCGTTCTGCGTCAGGTCGTTGATCGTTGGTTGAGGCGAGGACGAGAGTTTCGCCTGCTCGCGTGGCGCATCGGGCGACGGGCTGTATTTCGACTTTCGCGTGGACAGTCGAGTCGGATCTGCAAACTTTATCGACGCGAGCGGCACACACTCACACGCTGGCAAGTAACGGCCGAAATCAACAACGATCGCTGGCGTGCACCCAACGTTCTCGCGTGGGATCCCTCGTTGCGTCGCCTCGATATCGAGTTTCTACCTGGTACGTCGCTCAATACGCGTTGGCTCGCCGGTAGGGCTGAGTTCGGAGACGGAGTACACATCGCCTCGTTGCTAGACTGGCTCGCCGGTTGCCCGGTTCCGCGGGGGTTTCCGGTCTATGAAGTCGAAGACGAGGTCCTGCTGCTTCAACGACGACTCGCGGAATATCAGCGAACGCTTGCCGCCCCCCCTGCTCGAACTGGCGAGACCGTAAGTCGAGTCATCAGAGCGCTCCGTGAGCTAACTCCCGTGCCGAACAGCCTCTGTCATCGCGACCTGCACGACAAGCAAATTCTTCTCGACGGTGATCGGGGTGGGCTGATCGATTTCGACCTTGCGGCGGCCGGGCATCCCGCCCTTGATGCGGGAAATATTCTGGCTCACCTACGTCTACGTGCAATGAAGGGCGCCCAGATCCCCTGGCGCGACATCGTCAGCACGATTGTCGATAACGCAACTCCAACTCGAAGTCACAGCCTTGCGCTTCGCGTCTGGACTGCTTCTGCGCTCATGAGACTTACGCTGATCTACGCGCGACGACGACGTCCACCGGAACTGCTCGAAGCACTGGAGACTTCGACCCGAGCCGCGCTCGAAGGTCGCGGTGAGTGGAACGAGCTTGTCTAACCTGGGTATCAGCCGTCTCCTCGCGTCATTGGGCACCCGTGTATCACGGTGGGCACGAATGCGTCTATTGAATCGAGAGGCGAGATCGATGCGAATCATGCTCTACAGTCCAGACTCCTACGGCCTCGGCCATATTCGGCGCTCGATATCGATCGCGAATACGGTACTGAAGCGGGCCCCACAGGCTTCCGGGCTGATTGTGACCGGTGCCCCACGCGCACACATGCTGAATTATCCGGAATCCTGTGACTACGTGAAGCTTCCCTCAATGACAAAGGATGGCGAAGGCCAATACATCAGTCGCGAACTTCAAATGTCTGCGGAAACCACGGTTAACTTTCGGGCCGGGATGATCCGTCTCTCCGCTGCGAATTTTAAACCCACGGTACTGGTGGTTGATCATTCCCCCCTCGGATTGGGCGGTGAGATCGTGCCAACACTGCAGCATCTGGAATCCCGGCATCCTGAAACGCTGCGGGTGCTCGGTCTGCGCGATGTGATCGACGAGCCACGACGGGTTCGAGCCAAGTGGCGACGGGATGGCGTAATCGAAGCACTGGATCGGTATTACGACCTGATTCTCGTCTATGGGCAACGCGATCTGTT
This genomic interval from Acidobacteriota bacterium contains the following:
- a CDS encoding phosphotransferase → MNVPWTESLTPALAKMTAGRDWDRVQEAACGDWLLLSPVGSGDSCWYQVENGMDRPRALSPLEDPELPVLRQVVDRWLRRGREFRLLAWRIGRRAVFRLSRGQSSRICKLYRRERHTLTRWQVTAEINNDRWRAPNVLAWDPSLRRLDIEFLPGTSLNTRWLAGRAEFGDGVHIASLLDWLAGCPVPRGFPVYEVEDEVLLLQRRLAEYQRTLAAPPARTGETVSRVIRALRELTPVPNSLCHRDLHDKQILLDGDRGGLIDFDLAAAGHPALDAGNILAHLRLRAMKGAQIPWRDIVSTIVDNATPTRSHSLALRVWTASALMRLTLIYARRRRPPELLEALETSTRAALEGRGEWNELV
- a CDS encoding aminoglycoside phosphotransferase family protein yields the protein MSSIRVPPNTLPGLAPLLSGKLWQRWVKRGQLFPIQELHESVRYVRLKPTTSCRVVIFANDESTEGLPLGFLLHLYADRARAIEAFRKVRVPKSAVNTLRFAPFLDEQHAVVAAPFPFDPELPALRHAYRTFRLKSALSGLLPHLLRGSWRFSKSQTRMELLAYKPGRRAVFRTTVHLERQQPADVRRLSLHVKVEHTSTVANSYRKLLALHGASPDGGDWSVPRPLGMVEERGLVASAWGHGRPLIELLTDPSTDTTIPLASIGRALAGFHRLTVDLSEPHTTLDPGQIISLSRDIAELLPGETTRLASLGKRLATLAIGWSGSTAGVVHGDFHIGQVVVGSQRILLVDLDRAGVGHPVVDLGSFLASLVEAGVDAAGREAFLDGYRQETSDTLDADLLRAATAAALFRRVTVPLRQLHPAWPDRIRERLDLIEQFVGTVTS
- a CDS encoding glycosyltransferase; this encodes MRDTGLLGDIRTARPEAKSLCGFPLSSLESTTPRPDFIYERYSLWHTAGGELATHHGVPFILEVNSPLPLEATRHRGLRQGASARKVARTLMRRADGIVCVSSEVAAWVKQQRGHGDRVWVIPNGVDPKIFSPIAARNPPADWPAGWGVLDEPIVAFAGSFKPWHGLDSLIEAFALFIQHHSPSARLLCVGDGPQREPFMSRAMELGVSSRVHITGAVSQPEVARWLARAAIAVAPYPALDDFYFSPLKLYEFLGLGIPTVAGEIGQIVDVLGAGERGWIYPAGDTAALATMLGQVLDEPLEARQRALAGLKWVLAKATWAERVREILSRIDELSSTAQRRTAP